In a single window of the Pseudodesulfovibrio profundus genome:
- a CDS encoding class IV adenylate cyclase produces MPLECELKYIGVDLGVLDRKLQVVNAKFCGRYFESNLVYDKPGRVLKESGVLLRLREKAGVAVLTVKKPPNEPVSQAVKVFEEIETGVTDHAAMKSALEAIGFDVAFAYEKVRAKWKYLNCTLCLDMLPYGDFVELEGDEDSIFSCAAELGLNEYETTTKTYHALNIEYRERMGMEPDESFVFSSGERERLLEEIGKE; encoded by the coding sequence ATGCCTCTTGAGTGTGAATTGAAATATATAGGCGTCGATTTGGGCGTATTAGATCGCAAGTTGCAGGTCGTGAACGCGAAGTTCTGTGGGCGCTACTTCGAGTCGAATCTAGTCTATGACAAGCCTGGACGCGTACTCAAAGAGTCGGGTGTTCTGCTTCGGCTGAGAGAGAAGGCTGGAGTTGCAGTGCTTACTGTGAAGAAACCTCCCAATGAGCCTGTTTCTCAAGCTGTTAAGGTTTTCGAGGAGATAGAGACAGGCGTTACTGATCATGCGGCCATGAAAAGTGCTCTGGAGGCAATCGGATTTGATGTTGCATTTGCCTATGAAAAGGTCAGAGCAAAGTGGAAGTATCTGAATTGCACCTTGTGTCTTGATATGCTCCCTTATGGTGATTTTGTGGAACTGGAGGGGGATGAGGATAGTATCTTTTCGTGTGCTGCGGAACTGGGGTTGAACGAATACGAAACAACCACCAAGACCTATCACGCCTTGAACATTGAATATCGTGAGAGAATGGGGATGGAGCCTGATGAGAGCTTTGTTTTTTCTTCCGGGGAACGAGAGCGTTTGTTGGAAGAAATCGGTAAAGAATGA
- the crcB gene encoding fluoride efflux transporter CrcB — MLMKILSLCIGGAAGTLSRYWLSGVAQRMVGGSFPLGTFTVNIVGCLLFGLVWGFFENRLLPGSEIRLLCLTGFMGAFTTFSTYMFETAELVKFGQVAMAMLNVVGQSVAGLVFVLLGIALGRLI, encoded by the coding sequence ATGTTAATGAAAATCCTGTCTCTTTGCATCGGTGGAGCAGCCGGCACTCTCTCCAGATACTGGCTCTCGGGTGTCGCCCAGCGCATGGTCGGTGGTTCATTTCCACTGGGCACTTTTACCGTGAACATAGTCGGTTGTCTCCTGTTTGGCCTAGTCTGGGGTTTTTTCGAGAACAGACTTTTGCCCGGGAGTGAAATACGATTATTGTGCCTCACGGGCTTCATGGGAGCTTTTACGACCTTCTCGACATACATGTTCGAGACCGCAGAGTTGGTCAAATTCGGACAAGTAGCCATGGCAATGTTGAACGTTGTTGGACAATCCGTAGCCGGGTTAGTATTTGTATTATTAGGAATAGCTTTGGGGCGGCTCATATAG
- a CDS encoding DUF190 domain-containing protein — MKLLEKAERIRIYLGEDDKFNGRPLADVIVEEARKQGLAGATVFRGMSGFGANSLLHTTKILRLSEDLPIIVEIVEHPDNLTQLLAFLDKIVTEGMVTRETVDVTIYRHSKGMSRPEIG; from the coding sequence ATGAAACTGCTGGAAAAAGCGGAACGAATCCGAATATATCTTGGCGAAGACGACAAATTCAACGGTCGACCGCTTGCGGATGTCATAGTGGAAGAAGCGAGAAAACAGGGACTGGCTGGCGCTACAGTTTTTCGAGGCATGAGCGGCTTTGGAGCCAACAGCCTCTTGCACACCACAAAAATCCTGCGACTCTCCGAAGATCTCCCCATTATCGTTGAGATAGTGGAACATCCAGACAATCTGACGCAGCTTCTCGCGTTTCTGGACAAGATAGTGACTGAAGGCATGGTCACCCGGGAGACTGTTGACGTGACCATCTATCGTCACTCGAAAGGAATGAGCCGTCCTGAAATAGGTTGA
- a CDS encoding IS3 family transposase (programmed frameshift) has translation MEDKSKQRVRRTQRDYTMAFKLSVVAQVEKGEMTYKQAQALYGIQGRSTVLKWLRKHGTLDWSKSMVHSRKDPKARETPVQKIKRLEKELEEEKIKTALLNKMIEISDREFGTSIRKKPYPRAARSLQRERQISLSACCRQLGVSRQSVYQAEKRHDAREAMYQEAKAMVLNVRTRMPRLGTRKLYHLLKDAFSAKGIRLGRDGLFSLLRREHMLIKRRKNYTKTTNSKHWLKKHPNLLKDVQPRCPEQVFVSDITYVNTREQTCYLSLVTDAFSRKIMGYNVSRDLSAESTTKALDAAVENKRRRVNTIHHSDRGLQYASSVYQRKLQESGMVPSMTDGYDCYQNALAERMNGILKQEFMVTKCNDFAELNTLVRESVEIYNSQRPHLSLGMRTPNDVHESGCGASPTA, from the exons ATGGAAGACAAATCCAAACAGCGAGTTAGACGCACCCAACGCGATTACACGATGGCCTTTAAATTGTCGGTTGTGGCACAGGTGGAAAAGGGCGAGATGACGTACAAGCAGGCTCAGGCTCTTTATGGTATTCAAGGGCGAAGCACTGTGCTGAAGTGGCTCAGGAAGCACGGCACCCTTGATTGGAGCAAGTCCATGGTACATTCCCGAAAAGACCCAAAAGCCAGAGAAACACCGGTCCAGAAGATCAAACGGCTGGAGAAAGAGCTTGAGGAAGAAAAGATCAAGACCGCGCTTCTCAATAAAATGATTGAGATTTCCGACCGCGAGTTTGGGACTTCTATAAGAAAAAAGC CTTACCCCCGAGCTGCACGAAGTCTTCAGAGAGAAAGACAAATAAGCTTGTCTGCTTGTTGCAGGCAGCTCGGGGTCAGTCGGCAGTCCGTGTATCAGGCTGAAAAGCGCCATGATGCACGGGAAGCCATGTATCAGGAGGCAAAGGCCATGGTCCTGAACGTGCGGACCAGGATGCCCCGCCTTGGGACTCGAAAGCTGTACCACCTGTTGAAGGACGCATTTTCCGCAAAGGGAATCAGGCTCGGACGTGATGGGTTGTTTTCCCTGCTGCGGCGAGAGCATATGCTCATCAAGCGACGGAAAAACTATACAAAGACAACCAACTCGAAGCATTGGCTAAAAAAGCATCCCAACTTGTTGAAAGATGTTCAACCGAGATGTCCTGAGCAGGTGTTCGTAAGCGACATTACCTACGTGAATACACGTGAGCAAACATGCTATCTGTCGCTGGTGACAGATGCATTCAGCCGGAAGATAATGGGATACAACGTGAGCCGGGATCTCAGTGCGGAAAGCACAACCAAAGCGCTGGACGCGGCAGTTGAAAACAAGCGAAGGAGGGTGAATACAATTCACCATTCAGATCGAGGACTCCAATACGCTTCTTCGGTCTACCAGAGAAAACTCCAGGAATCCGGCATGGTTCCTTCCATGACAGATGGCTATGACTGCTATCAAAATGCCTTGGCGGAACGGATGAATGGAATTCTGAAGCAAGAGTTCATGGTCACCAAATGCAACGACTTTGCAGAGCTCAATACCCTGGTGAGGGAATCCGTTGAGATATACAATTCACAACGGCCACATCTCAGCCTAGGAATGAGAACGCCAAACGATGTACACGAATCAGGCTGTGGGGCTAGCCCCACAGCCTGA
- a CDS encoding protein-glutamate methylesterase/protein-glutamine glutaminase: MRKVRVLIVDDSAVVRQTLEDILSADPGIEVMGTASDPYVAAKRLKSEVPDVITLDIEMPRMDGLTFLEKLMKQHPIPVVICSSVADRGTKNGLRALELGAVEIITKPKVGTKKFLEESRIRLVDKVKAAALAGAAKPVKRPVKPLKVSPKLDADAVIPKGKPQPVGATEKICLVGASTGGTEALRVYLEAQPVNCPAIAIVQHMPEHFTAAFAKRLNSICQISVKEAVDGDPMLRGQALIAPGDKHMLLKRSGSKYYVEVKDGPLVSRHRPSVDVLFRSGARYGGSNVVASIMTGMGDDGAKGMKELFDVGAYTIAQDEASCVVFGMPQEAIKHGGVNKVLSLEKIAAEMIRACGK, from the coding sequence ATGCGGAAAGTACGTGTGCTTATTGTTGATGACTCAGCAGTTGTCAGACAAACCCTTGAAGATATTCTCAGTGCTGATCCCGGAATTGAAGTTATGGGGACAGCGAGTGACCCCTATGTCGCAGCCAAGAGACTGAAAAGCGAAGTTCCAGATGTAATTACCCTGGATATTGAAATGCCGCGAATGGATGGCCTGACCTTTTTGGAAAAGCTTATGAAGCAGCATCCAATTCCGGTGGTCATCTGTTCTTCTGTCGCAGACAGGGGAACGAAGAACGGTTTGCGGGCTCTCGAGCTGGGTGCTGTTGAAATAATCACCAAACCAAAAGTCGGAACCAAAAAGTTTTTGGAAGAGTCGCGCATCCGGCTGGTTGATAAGGTAAAAGCTGCCGCTCTTGCCGGTGCAGCAAAGCCGGTGAAACGGCCAGTCAAACCGCTGAAAGTATCTCCCAAGTTGGATGCCGATGCCGTTATCCCCAAGGGAAAACCACAGCCAGTGGGAGCTACGGAAAAAATCTGCTTGGTCGGCGCCTCCACTGGTGGAACAGAAGCCCTGCGGGTTTATCTTGAAGCCCAGCCGGTGAATTGTCCGGCCATTGCCATTGTCCAGCACATGCCGGAACACTTTACCGCAGCCTTTGCCAAGCGGCTCAACTCCATTTGTCAGATTTCAGTCAAGGAAGCCGTAGATGGTGACCCCATGCTGCGCGGTCAGGCGCTGATTGCTCCAGGGGACAAGCATATGCTGCTCAAACGTTCCGGCTCTAAATATTACGTTGAAGTTAAAGACGGGCCCTTGGTATCCAGGCATCGTCCTTCCGTCGATGTGCTCTTTCGTTCAGGAGCTAGGTATGGTGGAAGCAATGTTGTTGCATCCATTATGACCGGCATGGGTGACGATGGTGCAAAGGGTATGAAGGAATTGTTCGATGTGGGCGCGTACACCATTGCTCAGGATGAGGCGTCCTGTGTTGTTTTTGGTATGCCGCAAGAGGCCATCAAGCATGGCGGTGTAAATAAGGTGTTATCATTGGAAAAGATAGCAGCCGAAATGATACGAGCCTGCGGAAAATAA
- a CDS encoding chemotaxis protein CheA encodes MSDDLNKQIFKEEAYDLLGELEGALLELEEAPDDMDVVNQIFRALHTIKGSGSMFGFEDIAEFTHEVESVFDMVRNGDLEVSQKLCSLSLKSRDYIKMMLDSSDDDEVIAPELMEEILSGLKELSLGEESETEEEPVAEVEEESVTEAQEQSVSTFYIKLIAKQGVEVDEPMLENLFDELVKLGDFKVVTRPGDTPAAADAPKSWELSLVTDVPKDNVADIFFFIDVDLEVQISEEGEGPETEAAGEPVAQEEDTAAQVEPVVSEPEVEPKVEDVEPVAEEEMPTEDSDEASTLRLGEMLVKSGDISEEDVEKALKKQKPIGQILTEEGKVTPEKIEQVVKKQTQVKDREIIQKRQEAMSSIRVAADKLDFLVDLVGELVIVQAQISQVVSERSDPQMTALAEELERLSDELRDSTLGIRMLPIGTSFSKFKRLVRDLSGELGKEIGLRTSGEDTELDKTVIERLGDPLVHLLRNSLDHGIEPPAEREAAGKPAQGMILLSAEHSGGEVLIRITDDGRGMSADSIREKAIERGLIASDADMTDKELLKLIFEPGFSTAKEITNVSGRGVGMDVVKRAIDSLRGTIDIDSKPGKGTTITIRLPLTLAIIDGLQVRVEDEYYVIPLSLVEECVELARSDVDEQSGQRILHLRGEIVPYIHIRDWFEIEGENPPIEQIVITGVEGSRVGIVVDTVIGEHQTVIKSLSRVYKDVEGISGATIKGDGSIALILDIPSLVRRVVAESN; translated from the coding sequence ATGTCCGACGATCTTAATAAGCAGATATTCAAGGAAGAAGCCTACGATTTATTGGGCGAACTGGAGGGAGCGCTTCTCGAACTGGAGGAAGCACCCGATGATATGGATGTGGTGAACCAGATTTTCAGGGCGCTGCATACCATCAAGGGGTCTGGCTCCATGTTTGGTTTTGAGGATATTGCTGAGTTTACACACGAGGTCGAGAGCGTTTTCGACATGGTGAGGAACGGCGATCTGGAAGTTTCCCAGAAGCTGTGCAGCTTGTCGCTCAAATCCAGAGATTACATCAAAATGATGCTGGATAGCTCTGACGATGACGAGGTTATCGCGCCTGAATTGATGGAGGAAATCCTTTCCGGGCTCAAAGAATTGTCCCTCGGCGAAGAGAGTGAAACTGAAGAGGAACCTGTTGCCGAGGTTGAAGAGGAATCCGTTACTGAAGCACAGGAACAATCTGTCAGTACGTTTTATATCAAGTTGATAGCCAAACAGGGAGTAGAGGTTGATGAACCAATGCTCGAAAACCTGTTTGATGAGTTGGTGAAGCTTGGCGATTTCAAAGTCGTTACGCGTCCCGGCGATACTCCGGCTGCTGCTGATGCGCCAAAAAGCTGGGAATTGAGCTTGGTGACTGATGTTCCCAAGGATAATGTCGCGGACATATTTTTCTTTATCGATGTTGACCTTGAAGTTCAGATTTCTGAGGAGGGCGAAGGTCCCGAGACAGAGGCTGCGGGAGAACCTGTAGCTCAAGAGGAGGACACCGCTGCTCAGGTTGAACCTGTTGTCTCTGAGCCAGAAGTTGAACCGAAGGTGGAAGATGTGGAGCCCGTGGCAGAAGAGGAAATGCCAACCGAGGACTCCGACGAAGCCTCGACTCTTCGCCTTGGTGAAATGCTTGTAAAGAGCGGCGATATCTCGGAAGAAGATGTCGAAAAGGCGCTGAAAAAGCAAAAGCCGATTGGACAGATTCTGACCGAAGAAGGCAAGGTCACTCCAGAAAAAATTGAGCAAGTTGTCAAAAAGCAAACTCAAGTCAAGGATCGCGAGATCATTCAGAAACGGCAGGAAGCCATGTCGAGTATTCGCGTAGCGGCTGACAAGCTCGACTTTCTTGTCGATCTCGTTGGTGAGCTAGTTATCGTGCAGGCACAGATTTCACAGGTTGTCAGTGAACGCAGTGATCCGCAAATGACTGCGCTTGCTGAAGAGTTGGAGCGATTAAGTGATGAGTTGCGAGACTCTACACTGGGTATTCGCATGCTCCCGATCGGTACGTCCTTTTCCAAGTTCAAACGGTTGGTTCGTGACCTTTCGGGCGAACTGGGCAAGGAAATCGGATTGCGTACAAGCGGTGAAGATACCGAATTGGACAAGACGGTTATCGAACGTCTTGGCGATCCGTTGGTTCACCTGTTGCGCAATAGCCTTGATCACGGCATTGAGCCGCCTGCAGAACGTGAAGCGGCTGGTAAGCCCGCACAGGGCATGATCCTGCTGTCTGCAGAGCATTCCGGTGGTGAGGTTTTGATCCGTATCACGGATGATGGCCGTGGTATGAGTGCCGATTCTATCCGCGAAAAGGCAATAGAGCGTGGGCTTATTGCCAGTGATGCGGACATGACAGACAAGGAACTGCTCAAGCTCATTTTTGAACCAGGATTCTCCACCGCAAAAGAGATCACAAACGTTTCCGGCCGCGGCGTAGGTATGGATGTCGTTAAGCGGGCAATTGACTCGCTTCGAGGCACCATCGATATCGACAGCAAGCCGGGCAAGGGAACAACCATAACCATTCGGCTGCCGTTGACCCTGGCCATCATTGATGGGCTGCAGGTTCGCGTTGAAGATGAATACTATGTGATACCTCTTTCACTTGTTGAAGAGTGCGTAGAGCTGGCGAGAAGTGATGTTGATGAGCAGTCCGGTCAGCGCATCCTGCATTTACGTGGTGAAATTGTTCCATACATCCATATACGAGACTGGTTTGAGATTGAGGGAGAAAATCCTCCCATCGAGCAGATCGTCATAACAGGCGTCGAGGGAAGCAGGGTTGGAATCGTCGTTGATACTGTCATTGGTGAGCACCAGACAGTGATCAAGAGTCTCAGCCGAGTCTACAAGGATGTCGAAGGTATTTCCGGGGCAACGATTAAGGGTGACGGATCAATAGCTTTGATACTCGATATACCAAGTCTAGTTCGTCGTGTTGTAGCAGAATCGAATTAG